A stretch of Dasypus novemcinctus isolate mDasNov1 chromosome 14, mDasNov1.1.hap2, whole genome shotgun sequence DNA encodes these proteins:
- the LOC101414607 gene encoding zinc finger protein 596-like isoform X3 has product MLENISHLVSVGYQVCRSDVLSQLEKGEEVWKEGIGFSQNQIPGRKSFLIEQEMTFIQSICEKDTSYVISLQRSHTQKNSLKCNYLHEDSTHRATVTQHALIHMTKTPYCNKSLAAIRSDHSSFNQHKQIHTRSKSYEYHQSAKAFMKHSGLRQCNGTHIGEKPHECHLCGKTFSQSFNLRQHERTHTGEKPYECHLCGKAFSQSSNLRQHERTHTGEKPHECDLCGKTFNQYSHLRQHESTHTGEKPHECHLCGKAFSQHPNLRRHERTHTGEKTYECRICGKAFAHCSSLKQHERTHTGERPHKCHLCGKAFSQYSHLRQHERTHTGEKPYECHLCGKTFTQIANLRQHERIHTGEKPYECHLCQRAFAHSSALRKHERMHTGQKP; this is encoded by the exons ATGCTAGAGAATATCAGTCACCTGGTCTCAGTGG GATATCAGGTCTGCAGATCAGATGTGCTTTCTCAGTTGGAAAAAGGGGAAGAAGTGTGGAAAGAAGGAATAGGATTTTCTCAAAACCAGATTCCAG GCAGGAAAAGTTTTCTTATAGAACAAGAAATGACATTCATCCAATCTATCTGTGAGAAAGACACTTCTTACGTCATATCATTG CAGAGATCTCACACTCAAAAGAATTccttaaaatgtaattatttgcaTGAAGATTCCACTCACAGAGCCACTGTGACCCAACATGCATTAATTCACATGACAAAGACACCATATTGCAACAAATCACTTGCAGCTATCCGAAGTGACCATTCATCTTTTAATCAACATAAGCAGATTCACactagaagtaaatcatatgaatatCACCAAAGTGCTAAAGCCTTTATGAAACACTCTGGCCTTAGGCAATGCAATGGAACTCAcattggagagaaaccccatgaatgtcatctatgtgggaaaactttcagtcaaaGTTTTAATCTTcgacaacatgaaagaactcacactggtgagaaaccctatgaatgtcatctatgtgggaaagctttcagtcaaagTTCTAATCTTcgacaacatgaaagaactcacactggagagaaaccacatgAGTGTGATCTTTGTGGGAAAACATTTAATCAATATTCTCATCTTAGACAACATGAAAgtactcacactggagagaaaccccatgaatgtcatctttgtgggaaagctttcagtcaacatCCTAATCTTAGacgacatgagagaactcacacaggagagaaaacatATGAATGCCgtatatgtgggaaagcctttgctcattgctcttcccttaaacaacatgagagaacacACACTGGAGAAAGACCCCATAAatgccatctatgtgggaaagccttcagtcaataTTCTCATCTtagacaacatgaaagaactcacactggagagaaaccctatgaatgtcatctatgtgggaaaactTTCACTCAAATTGCTAATCTTCGAcaacatgagagaattcacactggcgAGAAGCCATATGAATGTCATTTATGTCAGAGAGCTTTTGCTCATAGTTCTGCTCTCAGAAAACATGAGAGAATGCACACTGGTCAGAAGCCCTAA
- the LOC101414607 gene encoding zinc finger protein 596-like isoform X4, which yields MLENISHLVSVGYQVCRSDVLSQLEKGEEVWKEGIGFSQNQIPGRKSFLIEQEMTFIQSICEKDTSYVISLRSHTQKNSLKCNYLHEDSTHRATVTQHALIHMTKTPYCNKSLAAIRSDHSSFNQHKQIHTRSKSYEYHQSAKAFMKHSGLRQCNGTHIGEKPHECHLCGKTFSQSFNLRQHERTHTGEKPYECHLCGKAFSQSSNLRQHERTHTGEKPHECDLCGKTFNQYSHLRQHESTHTGEKPHECHLCGKAFSQHPNLRRHERTHTGEKTYECRICGKAFAHCSSLKQHERTHTGERPHKCHLCGKAFSQYSHLRQHERTHTGEKPYECHLCGKTFTQIANLRQHERIHTGEKPYECHLCQRAFAHSSALRKHERMHTGQKP from the exons ATGCTAGAGAATATCAGTCACCTGGTCTCAGTGG GATATCAGGTCTGCAGATCAGATGTGCTTTCTCAGTTGGAAAAAGGGGAAGAAGTGTGGAAAGAAGGAATAGGATTTTCTCAAAACCAGATTCCAG GCAGGAAAAGTTTTCTTATAGAACAAGAAATGACATTCATCCAATCTATCTGTGAGAAAGACACTTCTTACGTCATATCATTG AGATCTCACACTCAAAAGAATTccttaaaatgtaattatttgcaTGAAGATTCCACTCACAGAGCCACTGTGACCCAACATGCATTAATTCACATGACAAAGACACCATATTGCAACAAATCACTTGCAGCTATCCGAAGTGACCATTCATCTTTTAATCAACATAAGCAGATTCACactagaagtaaatcatatgaatatCACCAAAGTGCTAAAGCCTTTATGAAACACTCTGGCCTTAGGCAATGCAATGGAACTCAcattggagagaaaccccatgaatgtcatctatgtgggaaaactttcagtcaaaGTTTTAATCTTcgacaacatgaaagaactcacactggtgagaaaccctatgaatgtcatctatgtgggaaagctttcagtcaaagTTCTAATCTTcgacaacatgaaagaactcacactggagagaaaccacatgAGTGTGATCTTTGTGGGAAAACATTTAATCAATATTCTCATCTTAGACAACATGAAAgtactcacactggagagaaaccccatgaatgtcatctttgtgggaaagctttcagtcaacatCCTAATCTTAGacgacatgagagaactcacacaggagagaaaacatATGAATGCCgtatatgtgggaaagcctttgctcattgctcttcccttaaacaacatgagagaacacACACTGGAGAAAGACCCCATAAatgccatctatgtgggaaagccttcagtcaataTTCTCATCTtagacaacatgaaagaactcacactggagagaaaccctatgaatgtcatctatgtgggaaaactTTCACTCAAATTGCTAATCTTCGAcaacatgagagaattcacactggcgAGAAGCCATATGAATGTCATTTATGTCAGAGAGCTTTTGCTCATAGTTCTGCTCTCAGAAAACATGAGAGAATGCACACTGGTCAGAAGCCCTAA
- the LOC101414607 gene encoding zinc finger protein 705A-like isoform X6: protein MQPRELVNFKDVAIDFTHEEWALLDPFQRKLFRDVMLENISHLVSVGYQVCRSDVLSQLEKGEEVWKEGIGFSQNQIPGRKSFLIEQEMTFIQSICEKDTSYVISLVYT, encoded by the exons ATGCAGCCACGG GAGTTAGTCAACTTCAAAGATGTGGCTATAGATTTTACCCACGAAGAATGGGCCCTCCTAGACCCATTTCAGAGAAAGCTGTTCAGAGATGTGATGCTAGAGAATATCAGTCACCTGGTCTCAGTGG GATATCAGGTCTGCAGATCAGATGTGCTTTCTCAGTTGGAAAAAGGGGAAGAAGTGTGGAAAGAAGGAATAGGATTTTCTCAAAACCAGATTCCAG GCAGGAAAAGTTTTCTTATAGAACAAGAAATGACATTCATCCAATCTATCTGTGAGAAAGACACTTCTTACGTCATATCATTG
- the LOC101414607 gene encoding zinc finger protein 596-like isoform X2, giving the protein MQPRELVNFKDVAIDFTHEEWALLDPFQRKLFRDVMLENISHLVSVGYQVCRSDVLSQLEKGEEVWKEGIGFSQNQIPGRKSFLIEQEMTFIQSICEKDTSYVISLRSHTQKNSLKCNYLHEDSTHRATVTQHALIHMTKTPYCNKSLAAIRSDHSSFNQHKQIHTRSKSYEYHQSAKAFMKHSGLRQCNGTHIGEKPHECHLCGKTFSQSFNLRQHERTHTGEKPYECHLCGKAFSQSSNLRQHERTHTGEKPHECDLCGKTFNQYSHLRQHESTHTGEKPHECHLCGKAFSQHPNLRRHERTHTGEKTYECRICGKAFAHCSSLKQHERTHTGERPHKCHLCGKAFSQYSHLRQHERTHTGEKPYECHLCGKTFTQIANLRQHERIHTGEKPYECHLCQRAFAHSSALRKHERMHTGQKP; this is encoded by the exons ATGCAGCCACGG GAGTTAGTCAACTTCAAAGATGTGGCTATAGATTTTACCCACGAAGAATGGGCCCTCCTAGACCCATTTCAGAGAAAGCTGTTCAGAGATGTGATGCTAGAGAATATCAGTCACCTGGTCTCAGTGG GATATCAGGTCTGCAGATCAGATGTGCTTTCTCAGTTGGAAAAAGGGGAAGAAGTGTGGAAAGAAGGAATAGGATTTTCTCAAAACCAGATTCCAG GCAGGAAAAGTTTTCTTATAGAACAAGAAATGACATTCATCCAATCTATCTGTGAGAAAGACACTTCTTACGTCATATCATTG AGATCTCACACTCAAAAGAATTccttaaaatgtaattatttgcaTGAAGATTCCACTCACAGAGCCACTGTGACCCAACATGCATTAATTCACATGACAAAGACACCATATTGCAACAAATCACTTGCAGCTATCCGAAGTGACCATTCATCTTTTAATCAACATAAGCAGATTCACactagaagtaaatcatatgaatatCACCAAAGTGCTAAAGCCTTTATGAAACACTCTGGCCTTAGGCAATGCAATGGAACTCAcattggagagaaaccccatgaatgtcatctatgtgggaaaactttcagtcaaaGTTTTAATCTTcgacaacatgaaagaactcacactggtgagaaaccctatgaatgtcatctatgtgggaaagctttcagtcaaagTTCTAATCTTcgacaacatgaaagaactcacactggagagaaaccacatgAGTGTGATCTTTGTGGGAAAACATTTAATCAATATTCTCATCTTAGACAACATGAAAgtactcacactggagagaaaccccatgaatgtcatctttgtgggaaagctttcagtcaacatCCTAATCTTAGacgacatgagagaactcacacaggagagaaaacatATGAATGCCgtatatgtgggaaagcctttgctcattgctcttcccttaaacaacatgagagaacacACACTGGAGAAAGACCCCATAAatgccatctatgtgggaaagccttcagtcaataTTCTCATCTtagacaacatgaaagaactcacactggagagaaaccctatgaatgtcatctatgtgggaaaactTTCACTCAAATTGCTAATCTTCGAcaacatgagagaattcacactggcgAGAAGCCATATGAATGTCATTTATGTCAGAGAGCTTTTGCTCATAGTTCTGCTCTCAGAAAACATGAGAGAATGCACACTGGTCAGAAGCCCTAA
- the LOC101414607 gene encoding zinc finger protein 596-like isoform X1 has protein sequence MQPRELVNFKDVAIDFTHEEWALLDPFQRKLFRDVMLENISHLVSVGYQVCRSDVLSQLEKGEEVWKEGIGFSQNQIPGRKSFLIEQEMTFIQSICEKDTSYVISLQRSHTQKNSLKCNYLHEDSTHRATVTQHALIHMTKTPYCNKSLAAIRSDHSSFNQHKQIHTRSKSYEYHQSAKAFMKHSGLRQCNGTHIGEKPHECHLCGKTFSQSFNLRQHERTHTGEKPYECHLCGKAFSQSSNLRQHERTHTGEKPHECDLCGKTFNQYSHLRQHESTHTGEKPHECHLCGKAFSQHPNLRRHERTHTGEKTYECRICGKAFAHCSSLKQHERTHTGERPHKCHLCGKAFSQYSHLRQHERTHTGEKPYECHLCGKTFTQIANLRQHERIHTGEKPYECHLCQRAFAHSSALRKHERMHTGQKP, from the exons ATGCAGCCACGG GAGTTAGTCAACTTCAAAGATGTGGCTATAGATTTTACCCACGAAGAATGGGCCCTCCTAGACCCATTTCAGAGAAAGCTGTTCAGAGATGTGATGCTAGAGAATATCAGTCACCTGGTCTCAGTGG GATATCAGGTCTGCAGATCAGATGTGCTTTCTCAGTTGGAAAAAGGGGAAGAAGTGTGGAAAGAAGGAATAGGATTTTCTCAAAACCAGATTCCAG GCAGGAAAAGTTTTCTTATAGAACAAGAAATGACATTCATCCAATCTATCTGTGAGAAAGACACTTCTTACGTCATATCATTG CAGAGATCTCACACTCAAAAGAATTccttaaaatgtaattatttgcaTGAAGATTCCACTCACAGAGCCACTGTGACCCAACATGCATTAATTCACATGACAAAGACACCATATTGCAACAAATCACTTGCAGCTATCCGAAGTGACCATTCATCTTTTAATCAACATAAGCAGATTCACactagaagtaaatcatatgaatatCACCAAAGTGCTAAAGCCTTTATGAAACACTCTGGCCTTAGGCAATGCAATGGAACTCAcattggagagaaaccccatgaatgtcatctatgtgggaaaactttcagtcaaaGTTTTAATCTTcgacaacatgaaagaactcacactggtgagaaaccctatgaatgtcatctatgtgggaaagctttcagtcaaagTTCTAATCTTcgacaacatgaaagaactcacactggagagaaaccacatgAGTGTGATCTTTGTGGGAAAACATTTAATCAATATTCTCATCTTAGACAACATGAAAgtactcacactggagagaaaccccatgaatgtcatctttgtgggaaagctttcagtcaacatCCTAATCTTAGacgacatgagagaactcacacaggagagaaaacatATGAATGCCgtatatgtgggaaagcctttgctcattgctcttcccttaaacaacatgagagaacacACACTGGAGAAAGACCCCATAAatgccatctatgtgggaaagccttcagtcaataTTCTCATCTtagacaacatgaaagaactcacactggagagaaaccctatgaatgtcatctatgtgggaaaactTTCACTCAAATTGCTAATCTTCGAcaacatgagagaattcacactggcgAGAAGCCATATGAATGTCATTTATGTCAGAGAGCTTTTGCTCATAGTTCTGCTCTCAGAAAACATGAGAGAATGCACACTGGTCAGAAGCCCTAA
- the LOC101414607 gene encoding zinc finger protein 705A-like isoform X5 produces the protein MQPRELVNFKDVAIDFTHEEWALLDPFQRKLFRDVMLENISHLVSVGYQVCRSDVLSQLEKGEEVWKEGIGFSQNQIPGRKSFLIEQEMTFIQSICEKDTSYVISLAMQWNSHWRETP, from the exons ATGCAGCCACGG GAGTTAGTCAACTTCAAAGATGTGGCTATAGATTTTACCCACGAAGAATGGGCCCTCCTAGACCCATTTCAGAGAAAGCTGTTCAGAGATGTGATGCTAGAGAATATCAGTCACCTGGTCTCAGTGG GATATCAGGTCTGCAGATCAGATGTGCTTTCTCAGTTGGAAAAAGGGGAAGAAGTGTGGAAAGAAGGAATAGGATTTTCTCAAAACCAGATTCCAG GCAGGAAAAGTTTTCTTATAGAACAAGAAATGACATTCATCCAATCTATCTGTGAGAAAGACACTTCTTACGTCATATCATTG GCAATGCAATGGAACTCAcattggagagaaaccccatga